The following are from one region of the Terriglobia bacterium genome:
- a CDS encoding DUF3800 domain-containing protein: MKTIYAYCDESGKHQEHKVVVFSALVADSQTWQSFGSHWMQLLSRYELNHFSMKEAVRYSQKYGSMKKGTAKERAADILPLIQAIANGLELGVTWGVEVSAYKAPSRFSLRINFGDDPHFFVFHNAVMSIIRHYKRLSIPWKVGLILDDDEAKAIPCYQFLRRMKRASEEVRNHVDSICFSNDKASPYVQAADAFSYLYRISIEEAMLGKPHEYQALTDIFKNPNPFQCRIRVEDGTYRGEQLDSFLANALSEAWEKRKPKT; encoded by the coding sequence ATGAAGACGATTTACGCCTACTGTGACGAGAGCGGAAAGCATCAGGAACATAAGGTCGTAGTATTCAGCGCACTTGTCGCGGACTCTCAGACATGGCAGAGCTTCGGAAGCCACTGGATGCAACTCCTCAGCCGATATGAACTCAACCATTTCAGCATGAAAGAGGCTGTCCGCTATTCGCAGAAATATGGGAGTATGAAGAAAGGAACTGCGAAAGAACGGGCGGCAGATATTCTCCCGCTTATCCAGGCGATAGCCAATGGCCTTGAACTAGGCGTAACGTGGGGCGTCGAGGTAAGCGCCTACAAGGCCCCTTCGCGATTCTCGTTGCGTATAAATTTTGGGGACGACCCGCATTTTTTTGTATTCCATAACGCTGTGATGTCGATCATTAGGCACTACAAACGCCTTTCAATTCCATGGAAGGTTGGGCTAATTCTTGACGATGACGAAGCGAAAGCGATTCCCTGTTATCAGTTTTTGCGGCGAATGAAGCGGGCCAGTGAAGAGGTGCGAAACCATGTTGACAGCATCTGTTTTTCAAATGATAAAGCCTCTCCGTACGTGCAAGCCGCCGATGCATTTTCATACCTGTACCGTATCTCGATAGAAGAAGCAATGCTCGGCAAACCTCATGAGTATCAAGCATTGACAGACATTTTCAAGAATCCCAATCCCTTCCAGTGTCGAATCAGAGTCGAGGATGGAACATATCGTGGAGAGCAGCTAGATAGCTTTCTAGCCAATGCATTGTCAGAGGCATGGGAGAAAAGAAAACCAAAAACATAA
- a CDS encoding ATP-binding cassette domain-containing protein: MPPLDNAISPFDDENLDTVHKAIIFENVSICFEGETPVLDGVSFELRRGETKIILGVAGSGKSTILKLCLGLLKPDSGSIYVLGHDITMMTEEELFDLRSKVGIVFQESALFDSLTVRDNVAFRLLEEHLPEAEVEKRVRESLSFVELESSIDKFPSELSGGMRRRVGIARAIITQPEVLLYDSPTGGLDPITSTTIIELIMKQRDVFKTSALMVTHRLQDGFTLATHYFDPATKHMKPSDGMPSQDIRTSFMILREGKAVFEGSAHELGQVQDPYIKEYIS; this comes from the coding sequence ATGCCCCCGCTGGACAATGCCATTTCGCCATTTGACGATGAGAACCTGGACACGGTCCACAAGGCGATCATCTTTGAGAATGTCTCCATCTGCTTTGAGGGAGAAACGCCTGTGCTGGATGGCGTTTCTTTTGAACTCAGGCGCGGTGAAACCAAGATTATTTTGGGCGTCGCCGGCTCAGGTAAGAGCACGATACTGAAACTCTGCCTTGGGCTGCTCAAGCCGGATAGCGGCAGCATCTACGTTCTGGGGCACGATATAACCATGATGACGGAAGAAGAGTTGTTTGACTTGCGCAGCAAAGTCGGCATCGTGTTTCAGGAGAGCGCTCTTTTTGATTCGCTCACCGTGCGTGACAACGTAGCGTTCCGCCTGCTGGAGGAGCACCTTCCTGAGGCGGAGGTGGAAAAGCGTGTGCGCGAGTCATTGAGTTTTGTGGAACTGGAGTCCTCCATTGATAAGTTTCCCTCAGAGCTTTCCGGCGGTATGCGGCGGCGTGTAGGAATTGCGCGCGCCATCATTACCCAGCCTGAAGTGCTGCTCTATGATTCGCCCACGGGCGGCCTGGATCCGATTACCTCAACCACGATCATTGAGTTGATCATGAAACAGCGCGACGTTTTTAAAACCAGCGCACTGATGGTGACGCATCGCCTGCAGGATGGCTTTACGCTGGCCACCCACTACTTTGACCCCGCCACCAAGCATATGAAGCCTTCAGACGGAATGCCTTCCCAGGACATCCGCACCAGCTTCATGATCCTGCGCGAAGGCAAGGCTGTGTTTGAAGGCAGCGCGCATGAATTGGGCCAGGTGCAAGACCCATATATCAAAGAATATATTTCGTAG